Genomic DNA from Marinobacter sp. MDS2:
CTGCGGCGGAGGTGGGCAGCCAATATATTTCCAGTTTTGAGCGAGTTCGGGACAAGACCCTGGCGGGTTGGATTGCCGAAAATCGTATTAATGAGTTGCGTCTTCAAGAGACGCTCCCCGGCACCTCCGAAAATTCCACCGATACCGATTTCGGGGCTTACCGCTGGCAAGTCACCACGGTTGTTCAAGGCACTGCAGATCCCTCAATGAGACGGGTCGAGGTAACCGTGGCCAAGTACCCCAGTGAGACTAACGAGCCCTATCCGGTGCACTCGTTGTCCGCTTTTTTGGGGGCGAAGTGATGCAACCGAGCGGTTTCGTACGAGCACAATCGGGCTTCACCCTGATGGAAATGCTCATTGCTGTCACCATTACCGCCGTTATTGGTCTGGGGGTATGGCAGGTGGTCAGCAGCGTGGTGAACTCCAGAGACAGGGTAAACGCCTTGGCAGAGGAGTTTGACGGACTGCAAAAGGCCATGCTGTTACTTGAGCGGGACATAACACAAGTCGTGAACCGGTCCGCCCGAGATGTTTATGGGGACTTTAAACCGTCGCTGACCTCCAGAGAGGACGCCTTTGAACTGCTGCTGACACGCCAGGGCTGGCGCAACCCGCTTGGATTGCGTCGAAGCGGGTTGCAGCGTGCCGGATGGGAGTACACCGGTGCCGAACTCAGGCGGCGATACTGGCCTGCTGTGGACCAAGGTCAGGATGAGGACAGTCGAGACATCCTGCTACTAAACGATGTTAAGACGCTCGAAATCCGCTTCTTGGACGAAGAAGGCAAGTGGCACGACCACTGGCCCACCGATCAAGCCTTAGCGGCAATGACGCCGGGCCAAAGACCCGTTATCGCATTGCCGATGGCCTTGGAGGTTACGCTTGAGCACGAGCGGTTCGGAGAAATTGCCAGGCTATTTACGCTACCTGATTTCTCCCCGGAGCAAGCGCAGGCTGTCGTCAATCAACAGCAAGATGCTGCGTCAGAAGAGGCTGGAGAAGATGCTGATGAAAACACAGCCGGGGGTGGAGCGTGAGCTCGTTCCGGCCGGTTAACCGAAGCCGTCAGGCCGGTGTGGCTCTGATCATGGTTTTGTTGGCCATGGCGTTAGTGGTTTTGCTGGCTACCGGCATGACCAAACAACAAAGTTTGCGGATTTATAAGGCCGGGCATTATCTGGCGCAGCAGCAAGGGCACAGCATTGCCTTGGGGGCTGAAGAATTTGCCAAAAGAATACTGATTCGCGACTACGAAGAAGACAAAGAAAGCGGCAATATGGTAGATAGCCCGGATGAATTCTGGGCCATGCACGCGGCGGTTTTGCCTCTTGATGAAAACGGTGTCGTTGAAGTTCAGATTGATGACCTCGGCGGACGCATCAATCTCAACGATTTGATTACAGCCAGTGGTGAAGTGGACCCACTGACCAAAGACCGGGTTTCCAGACTGTTGATGGCTTTGGGCATCAATGGTGTGAACGTCGACGCACTGATCGACTGGATCGATGCTAATGAGCAGACAGCCAGCGCCTATGGCGCAGAAGATGGCCAGTACCTGATGGCCGATCCCGGTTTCAGAGCGGCAAACCAGCCCTTCGTGTCGGTCACTGAGCTAAGATTGATTGAGGGTATGACCGAAGATATCTATGTCGCTCTTCGCCCGCATGTCGCAACGTTACCGGTGAGCGGTATCGGCATTAACGTCAACAGCGCCACAGCACCGGTACTGATGTCTCTCCACAGTGAGCTCAATGAGGCGCAGGCAGAGGCCATTATTGCGAAAAGGGAAGAGGAGCGGTTCGAGAATCTTCAGGACTTTCTGGCGCTTCCTGAGTTCTCGGGACTGGGCCTGAAACGAAATGGCCTGGCACTGCAAACGCGGTTTTTTGAAGTTGTATCACGGATTACCTACGATAATCGTGTCGTAAATATGGTCAGCACGGTATTTCGTAATCCGGAAGGTGAGGTCCGAACGGTCCACAGGGATACCGGACAAAAGAACAGGATCTCCAAGGAACCTTACACTTTCTCAGAAGGATAACCATGTCTTATCGTCTCTATGTGCGGCCACTGCCGCCCTTTGCTGACCCGGAGCAAAGCCCGGACGCCCAGCTTTATAGCTGGGTGTTGCACGATGCCAGTGGCGACGCCCAGGCGCGGGGCAGTGCGGATCCCAAAACCTTGATTGAACAGACGCTGGCGCAGAACGCATTAGACAAGGTTTTGCTCATCGGCTTGATACCCGGCGACGAAGCCGCCTTTTGCATGGCTGATATTCCTGCCAAGCAAAGTCGTTTCGTGCAACAAGCCCTTCCATACGCTGTTGAGGAGCAGATTGCGCAGGACATCGAGACGGTTCATTTGGCACTCGGGAAGCATTCCGATGAAGGATATCTGGTTGCAGCAATAGACTCCGGCCAAATGAAACGTTGGCAAAACCTGTTTTCGGGTTGGGATCAGGTGCGCCTTGAGGCAATTTATCCTGATGCTTCTTTGTTACCGGCTCCCGAGACAGGCTGGATGATGTGCCTGGATGATAATTTCGTTCTGATGCAGAGCCAGCGGGGCGAATGGTTAAGAATGCACGGCGACAATCTGCCATTGTTCGCAATGACCATGGCGGTTCCGCCTTCAGAGGAGGTTGTTACTGAAATACCGGTACAGCTTTACGGATTGGAAACGGAATTAGAACGACAGCAACCTTTGATAAACGAACTATCGGGCTCAACAGGCCGTGTAAACGTTCAGCAGAAACCCATAGAGTTGTCGGTGATTGAATTCCTGGCGTGGTCTCACCACCAACACCTCTGCGAACCTGTCAATCTGTGTCAGGGGCCGTTTTCCGTCAAAATCTCCGGTTCCAGCCCGTTAAAGCCCTGGAAGCCCCTGATCGCCGTTGCATCACTTTGGTTTGTCATACAGCTTGGCCTGGACATCGGAATGGGCATGTACCACGAGCAACAAGCCGATGAGCTGAAGTCTCAGGCCATGGCAATATACAGAGAAGCCTTTCCCGCCGATCGCCGAACCCATGCGGGAAATGTTCGGAGGGTCATTGAAGGCCAGTTGCGCGTTGCTGGGTCACAGGGAGCCGATGTGGATTTTATTACGTTGATGAAGTTTACCGGAGACCAGTACGGGCGACTGGCAGGCACTGGTGCCGTCACATTTAATTCGATCAACTACAGCCGTAACCGCGGTGAGCTGGTCGTTGATGTCAGGGCCGACAGTTATGATCGCCTTAGCCGCTTGCGGAATGGGTTGGCCGATGAAGGCCTGCAAGCACAGATCGGTTCGGTGGTTAACGAATCGGATGGTGCTCGCGGTCGTTTGACGGTTTCGGGAGGGTAAACCATGTTTCAGCGTCTAAAAGATCAACCCGCCATTGAAAAGCTGATTGCTCGTTACGATCAACTGCCCCAAAGAGACCGGCAGGCTTTGACAGTTCTGCTTATAGCCTTGGCTATTGCGGTGCTGTATTTTGCTATTTGGCGTCCGGTTTCGGAGTACCGCAACAACGCCGAAACCAGTCGTGAGAATGCCACTGAATTATTGGCCTGGATGCAGGCTAATGAAAGCGCCATACAACGGCTTGGCAGTGCAGGCGCTGGCAGTTCGGCTTCCAGCGCCGCCGATCGGCCCGCAGATGGCCGGGCGTTGATGGCTTTAGTGACCCGTTCCGCCGGCGAAGCGGGCCTTTCGCTTCAGCGTTTCGAGCCTTCGGGTAACAACGCCATTCGAGTTTGGATGGAAGATGTCCCTTATGCCGATGTGGCCGCTTGGTTGGAGCGTTTAGACGCCCAGCATGGAATTCTGATAGATCAAGCCGCCATGGATAGAGGCAATGAGCCCGGGATAGTATCCGTCCGATTGACTCTCGCCATCTGATTGGTTGGCTGTTTACACGAATGACAGGAGACAGAGTGTCTAGTTCCCACGATTTTGACCTGATTATTATTGGTGCCGGTTCTGGCGGCGTTCGTCTGGCCAGAATGTCGGCTCAAACGGGCGCCAGGGTCGCCGTTGTCGAGTCCCGGTACCTTGGTGGAACCTGCGTAAATGTCGGTTGCGTGCCTAAAAAGCTGTTTGTTTACGGCGCCCACGTCAGGGATGAACTGGAAGATGCGCAGGGATACGGATGGGATATCCCATCCGAAGATGTGAGCTTCGACTGGCCCACACTGGTCGCCAATAAGAACGCTGAAATTGAGCGTCTTAACGGAATTTACGGCCGAATGCTGGAAAACGCGGGTGTTACGATCATCGAAGGAACGGCAAGTATTGTGGATCCGGAAACGATTTCGGTTGGGGACAAGCAATACACCACCAAACACATTACGGTTGCAACAGGGAGCTGGCCGGTTATACCGGACATTCCCGGAAAAGAATGTTTGCTGACCTCGAATGAAATGTTTTACCTCCCGCAACTGCCGCGTCACGCCGTGGTATGGGGCGGGGGTTACATTGCCGTCGAATTTGCAGGCATCCTGGCGGGGCTTGGTGTAGAAACCACCTTGTTGTATCGCGGGGATTTGTTCTTGCGCGGTTTTGACGACGATATTCGTCGATTCACCGAACAGGAAATACGTAAAAAAGGCATCGACTTGCGCTTTAATGTGACCATCGATTCCGTAGAGCCCAATGACTCGCTCTACACAGTGAATTTGAGTGATGGCAGCAGCCTAGAAACAGGTCTTGTTATGGCAGCAACCGGCCGCTGTGCCCTTGTTGATGGCTTGGGGCTTGAAAAGGTTGGGGTCGAACTGAACGCGTCGGGGCATATTGTCGTTGATGAACATTTCCGTA
This window encodes:
- a CDS encoding type II secretion system protein M, which produces MFQRLKDQPAIEKLIARYDQLPQRDRQALTVLLIALAIAVLYFAIWRPVSEYRNNAETSRENATELLAWMQANESAIQRLGSAGAGSSASSAADRPADGRALMALVTRSAGEAGLSLQRFEPSGNNAIRVWMEDVPYADVAAWLERLDAQHGILIDQAAMDRGNEPGIVSVRLTLAI
- the gspI gene encoding type II secretion system minor pseudopilin GspI, whose translation is MVRQQRGFTLLEVLVALLVFSLIATAAAEVGSQYISSFERVRDKTLAGWIAENRINELRLQETLPGTSENSTDTDFGAYRWQVTTVVQGTADPSMRRVEVTVAKYPSETNEPYPVHSLSAFLGAK
- the gspL gene encoding type II secretion system protein GspL, translating into MSYRLYVRPLPPFADPEQSPDAQLYSWVLHDASGDAQARGSADPKTLIEQTLAQNALDKVLLIGLIPGDEAAFCMADIPAKQSRFVQQALPYAVEEQIAQDIETVHLALGKHSDEGYLVAAIDSGQMKRWQNLFSGWDQVRLEAIYPDASLLPAPETGWMMCLDDNFVLMQSQRGEWLRMHGDNLPLFAMTMAVPPSEEVVTEIPVQLYGLETELERQQPLINELSGSTGRVNVQQKPIELSVIEFLAWSHHQHLCEPVNLCQGPFSVKISGSSPLKPWKPLIAVASLWFVIQLGLDIGMGMYHEQQADELKSQAMAIYREAFPADRRTHAGNVRRVIEGQLRVAGSQGADVDFITLMKFTGDQYGRLAGTGAVTFNSINYSRNRGELVVDVRADSYDRLSRLRNGLADEGLQAQIGSVVNESDGARGRLTVSGG
- the gspJ gene encoding type II secretion system minor pseudopilin GspJ — translated: MQPSGFVRAQSGFTLMEMLIAVTITAVIGLGVWQVVSSVVNSRDRVNALAEEFDGLQKAMLLLERDITQVVNRSARDVYGDFKPSLTSREDAFELLLTRQGWRNPLGLRRSGLQRAGWEYTGAELRRRYWPAVDQGQDEDSRDILLLNDVKTLEIRFLDEEGKWHDHWPTDQALAAMTPGQRPVIALPMALEVTLEHERFGEIARLFTLPDFSPEQAQAVVNQQQDAASEEAGEDADENTAGGGA
- the gorA gene encoding glutathione-disulfide reductase, translating into MTGDRVSSSHDFDLIIIGAGSGGVRLARMSAQTGARVAVVESRYLGGTCVNVGCVPKKLFVYGAHVRDELEDAQGYGWDIPSEDVSFDWPTLVANKNAEIERLNGIYGRMLENAGVTIIEGTASIVDPETISVGDKQYTTKHITVATGSWPVIPDIPGKECLLTSNEMFYLPQLPRHAVVWGGGYIAVEFAGILAGLGVETTLLYRGDLFLRGFDDDIRRFTEQEIRKKGIDLRFNVTIDSVEPNDSLYTVNLSDGSSLETGLVMAATGRCALVDGLGLEKVGVELNASGHIVVDEHFRTCVPTISALGDVIGTPQLTPVALAQAMVLTRRLFGDGEGDMDYSAIPTAVFCQPNIGTVGLTEQEAIEAGYRLRIYRSDFRPMKYTLSGRDERCLMKLVVDDHTDKVLGAHMVGPDAGEITQGLAVAIKAGATKAQFDATLGIHPTSAEEFVTMRQPVS
- the gspK gene encoding type II secretion system minor pseudopilin GspK, with product MSSFRPVNRSRQAGVALIMVLLAMALVVLLATGMTKQQSLRIYKAGHYLAQQQGHSIALGAEEFAKRILIRDYEEDKESGNMVDSPDEFWAMHAAVLPLDENGVVEVQIDDLGGRINLNDLITASGEVDPLTKDRVSRLLMALGINGVNVDALIDWIDANEQTASAYGAEDGQYLMADPGFRAANQPFVSVTELRLIEGMTEDIYVALRPHVATLPVSGIGINVNSATAPVLMSLHSELNEAQAEAIIAKREEERFENLQDFLALPEFSGLGLKRNGLALQTRFFEVVSRITYDNRVVNMVSTVFRNPEGEVRTVHRDTGQKNRISKEPYTFSEG